Proteins from a single region of Flavobacterium sp. YJ01:
- a CDS encoding alpha/beta hydrolase, translating into MKIFKVLALLIPFLSFAQEGNIKSLDINLSNYEYPFPVHFLELSNQRQALKMAYMDIKPDNYNNKNIVLLHGKNFNGAYWETTIKALTKEGFRVIVPDQIGFGKSTKPDNFQYTFQQLAQNTKQLLDHLGIQKSAILGHSMGGMLATRFALMYPETTEKLILENPIGLEDWKLIVPYKPVDWWYESELKQNYEGIKKYQMANYYDGKWNADYQKWAELGAGWTTAPDYNKVAWNSALLYDMIFTQPVLYEFKNIKSPTLLIIGTRDKTALGKPLVSAEIQKTMGNYAELGKKTQKAIPNSKLTEIPNTGHLPHIESFDSFIKALIVFLK; encoded by the coding sequence ATGAAAATCTTTAAAGTATTAGCACTTTTAATTCCTTTTTTAAGTTTTGCTCAAGAAGGAAATATTAAGTCTCTCGATATTAATTTAAGTAATTATGAATATCCTTTTCCTGTTCATTTTTTAGAATTAAGCAATCAGCGTCAAGCGCTTAAGATGGCTTATATGGATATAAAACCAGATAATTACAATAATAAAAACATTGTTCTCCTTCATGGAAAAAACTTCAATGGCGCATATTGGGAAACAACTATTAAAGCTTTAACAAAAGAAGGATTTCGTGTAATTGTTCCCGATCAGATTGGTTTTGGAAAATCTACAAAACCAGATAATTTCCAATATACTTTTCAGCAATTAGCTCAGAATACAAAGCAACTTTTAGATCATTTAGGAATTCAAAAATCAGCTATTTTAGGTCATTCTATGGGCGGAATGCTCGCAACTCGTTTTGCATTGATGTATCCTGAAACTACAGAAAAGCTAATTTTAGAAAACCCAATTGGGTTGGAAGACTGGAAGTTAATTGTACCATACAAACCTGTTGATTGGTGGTACGAATCGGAATTAAAACAAAATTACGAAGGCATCAAAAAATACCAAATGGCAAATTATTATGACGGAAAATGGAATGCCGATTATCAAAAATGGGCTGAACTTGGCGCTGGCTGGACAACAGCTCCCGACTATAATAAAGTGGCTTGGAATTCTGCTCTTCTTTATGATATGATTTTTACGCAACCTGTTTTATACGAATTTAAAAATATCAAAAGTCCGACGCTTTTAATTATTGGAACGAGAGATAAAACGGCTTTAGGAAAACCTTTGGTTTCGGCAGAAATTCAAAAAACAATGGGAAATTATGCCGAATTGGGCAAAAAAACACAAAAAGCCATTCCGAATTCAAAATTAACAGAAATTCCAAATACAGGACATTTACCGCATATCGAATCTTTTGATTCATTTATAAAAGCATTAATCGTATTTTTGAAATAA
- a CDS encoding DUF1398 family protein: protein MFTIEQIKEAHSKVKSGADFPNYIQDLIILGVKGYDTYVHDGSVIYFGLNNYTAEAEEKYPEIKVADFSNKELFIEFLVKHQHGETDYMTFCKHCAQSGIAKWRVDIVEMTCTYFDKSENEILIEKIPS from the coding sequence ATGTTTACAATAGAACAAATAAAAGAAGCTCACTCAAAAGTAAAATCTGGTGCAGATTTTCCAAATTACATTCAGGATTTAATTATTTTAGGGGTAAAAGGATATGATACTTACGTTCATGACGGAAGCGTTATTTATTTCGGTTTAAACAATTATACTGCTGAAGCTGAAGAAAAATATCCTGAAATCAAAGTTGCTGATTTTTCAAACAAAGAACTTTTTATTGAATTTTTGGTAAAACACCAGCACGGCGAAACCGACTATATGACTTTCTGCAAACATTGCGCACAAAGCGGAATTGCAAAATGGCGTGTTGATATTGTTGAAATGACTTGCACTTATTTTGATAAATCTGAAAATGAAATTTTGATCGAAAAAATTCCAAGTTAA
- a CDS encoding ThuA domain-containing protein produces the protein MFIFNQNKTAFKKSIVFFILMISFSSFSQNKKENPKFKVIAFYTAKNDQAHISFVHEANKYFPKLAAENHFQYDSTSNWENLNSNFLAKYQVVLFLDTRPEKKEQREAFQKYMENGGGFIGFHFSAFALNDSSYNQDWNWYHNTFLGSGEYGSNTWKPTSAVLRVENQHPVTKNIPKTFTSAPNEWYRWSNDLTKNPDIEILLAIDESSFPLGTGPKAHEIWHSGYYPVVWTNKKYKMLYVNMGHNDIDYEGGTNKTLSYTFENKTQSQLILNALLWMGNSKKK, from the coding sequence ATGTTTATTTTCAATCAAAATAAAACCGCTTTTAAGAAATCTATTGTATTTTTTATTTTAATGATTTCTTTTTCAAGTTTTTCTCAGAACAAAAAAGAAAATCCAAAATTTAAAGTAATTGCTTTTTATACGGCAAAAAACGATCAGGCACACATCAGTTTTGTGCATGAAGCGAATAAATATTTCCCAAAACTAGCTGCCGAAAATCATTTTCAATATGATTCAACCAGCAATTGGGAGAATTTAAATTCAAATTTTCTAGCGAAATATCAAGTTGTTTTATTTTTAGACACACGCCCAGAAAAAAAAGAACAGCGCGAAGCTTTTCAAAAATATATGGAAAACGGAGGCGGTTTCATCGGATTTCACTTTTCGGCATTTGCATTAAATGATTCCAGCTATAATCAGGATTGGAACTGGTATCATAATACTTTTTTAGGATCTGGAGAATATGGAAGCAATACTTGGAAACCAACATCGGCAGTTTTACGAGTAGAAAATCAGCATCCGGTGACTAAAAATATTCCTAAAACTTTCACTTCTGCACCAAACGAATGGTATAGATGGTCGAATGATTTAACCAAAAACCCGGATATCGAAATTTTATTAGCAATTGACGAATCTAGTTTTCCGTTAGGAACTGGCCCAAAAGCGCATGAAATCTGGCACAGCGGTTATTACCCTGTTGTTTGGACCAATAAAAAATACAAAATGCTGTACGTAAATATGGGACACAATGATATTGATTATGAAGGTGGAACAAACAAAACCTTGTCGTACACTTTTGAAAATAAAACGCAAAGTCAATTAATTTTGAATGCCCTTCTTTGGATGGGAAATTCGAAGAAAAAATAA
- a CDS encoding sulfurtransferase, producing MKPISPLISAEELVSASNIILVDARAGANAFENYQNEHLKGARFVDLNRDLASISENPANGGRHPLPSAEDFSKTLSSLGILPSSHVVVYDDKNGSNFAARFWWMMRAIGHEKIQVLNGGYQVAIQAGFPTNSGVEYFGKTTYPFQEWKLPLSDIDEVEKARKNNQNIVIDVRDKNRYDGLTEPLDLIAGHIPGAVNVPLTENLDENGFFKSAAELAQKYKAVIGDKKSENIIVHCGSGVTACHTLLAMDYAGLPIPKLYVGSWSEWSRNDREMTTKN from the coding sequence ATGAAACCTATATCACCTTTAATTTCTGCCGAAGAATTAGTTTCTGCTTCAAATATTATTTTAGTTGATGCTCGAGCTGGTGCAAATGCTTTTGAAAACTATCAGAATGAACATTTAAAAGGAGCTCGTTTTGTAGATTTAAATCGTGATTTGGCTTCCATTTCAGAAAATCCAGCCAACGGAGGAAGACATCCTTTGCCGTCTGCAGAAGATTTTTCTAAAACACTTTCTTCTCTCGGAATTTTACCTTCAAGTCATGTTGTTGTTTACGATGATAAAAACGGCTCGAACTTCGCAGCAAGATTCTGGTGGATGATGCGTGCCATTGGACATGAAAAAATTCAGGTTTTAAATGGCGGTTATCAAGTTGCAATTCAAGCAGGTTTTCCAACAAATTCTGGAGTTGAATATTTTGGAAAAACTACATATCCTTTTCAGGAATGGAAACTACCCTTATCTGATATTGACGAAGTCGAAAAAGCTCGCAAAAACAATCAAAATATTGTGATTGATGTTCGTGACAAAAACAGATATGACGGCTTAACAGAACCTCTAGATTTAATTGCAGGACATATTCCTGGTGCGGTAAACGTTCCTTTAACTGAAAATTTAGACGAAAATGGATTTTTTAAATCTGCTGCTGAATTGGCTCAAAAATATAAGGCTGTAATTGGAGACAAAAAATCAGAGAATATAATTGTGCATTGCGGTTCGGGCGTTACAGCTTGCCATACTTTATTGGCAATGGATTATGCAGGACTTCCAATTCCTAAATTATATGTAGGTTCTTGGAGTGAATGGTCCAGAAATGATCGAGAAATGACAACAAAAAATTAG
- a CDS encoding ATP-binding cassette domain-containing protein — MQHWDILLSNQVNKKAFIENILNGEAKGELAIFNNQKGILFSDIAIEKFIEKEFQYDSVEASKSSNRQLRTFSSGERKKEFLKYCIDQKPDFIIFDNPFDHLDQASRVVLADSLKDLINDIAIIQLLNRTVDVLEFVPNKAQIKDNTFELHPILKTENHFKTLNTAAIPKAIEPISFHESVLIKLDGVSVSYEERKILNNISWTIKQGEFWQLIGPNGSGKSTILSLITGDNPKGFGQNLFLFGRKKGTGESVWEIKKQIGIFTTSMTDLFQKGHTLEQMILSGFFDQIGLYTEPSTHQKNIVTQWLEVIEMTHLRKKRFIDLSIGQQRVALIVRAVLKHPPLLILDEPVEGLDDENVDLVIQLINTIKQETNVSIIYVSHRIEQGLAPTSVFELLPSETGSIGKIKYHSELN; from the coding sequence ATGCAACATTGGGATATACTTTTATCAAATCAGGTAAATAAAAAGGCTTTTATAGAAAATATATTAAACGGAGAAGCAAAAGGTGAATTAGCTATTTTTAATAATCAGAAAGGAATTCTGTTTTCTGATATTGCAATAGAAAAATTCATCGAAAAAGAATTTCAATACGACAGCGTTGAAGCCTCTAAAAGCTCAAACAGACAGCTTAGAACTTTTTCTTCTGGAGAACGCAAAAAAGAGTTTTTAAAATATTGCATCGATCAAAAACCAGATTTTATCATTTTTGACAATCCATTTGATCATCTCGATCAAGCTTCAAGAGTTGTTTTAGCTGATTCTTTAAAAGATCTTATCAACGATATTGCTATTATTCAGCTTTTAAACCGTACTGTAGATGTCCTTGAATTTGTTCCGAACAAAGCCCAAATTAAAGACAATACATTTGAACTGCATCCAATTTTAAAAACCGAAAATCATTTTAAAACTCTTAATACAGCTGCAATTCCAAAAGCTATTGAACCAATTTCCTTTCACGAAAGTGTATTAATAAAATTAGATGGTGTTTCGGTAAGTTACGAAGAACGAAAGATCCTTAACAACATTTCTTGGACTATTAAACAAGGTGAATTCTGGCAATTAATCGGACCAAATGGTTCTGGAAAAAGCACTATTTTATCTCTGATTACAGGCGATAATCCAAAAGGTTTTGGACAAAATTTATTTTTGTTCGGGAGAAAAAAAGGAACAGGAGAAAGCGTTTGGGAAATTAAAAAACAAATCGGGATTTTCACCACTTCAATGACCGATTTATTTCAAAAAGGACATACGTTAGAACAAATGATTCTTTCGGGATTCTTCGACCAAATCGGACTTTACACCGAACCTTCAACACATCAAAAAAACATAGTTACGCAATGGCTTGAAGTGATTGAAATGACACATTTACGTAAAAAACGTTTCATCGATTTATCTATTGGCCAACAAAGAGTTGCCTTAATAGTTCGTGCTGTTTTAAAACATCCGCCATTATTAATTTTAGACGAACCTGTTGAAGGTTTAGACGACGAAAATGTTGATTTAGTAATTCAATTAATCAACACCATAAAACAAGAAACCAATGTGAGCATTATTTACGTTTCGCACCGAATTGAACAAGGCCTCGCTCCTACTTCAGTTTTCGAACTTTTACCATCAGAAACTGGATCAATAGGAAAAATAAAATACCATTCGGAATTGAATTAA